In Raphanus sativus cultivar WK10039 unplaced genomic scaffold, ASM80110v3 Scaffold3334, whole genome shotgun sequence, the following proteins share a genomic window:
- the LOC130506516 gene encoding mitogen-activated protein kinase 20-like (The sequence of the model RefSeq protein was modified relative to this genomic sequence to represent the inferred CDS: added 30 bases not found in genome assembly), with translation MMQTDHQRKKNNLEMEFFSDYGDANRFKIQEVIRKGSYGVVCSAIDTLTGEKVAIKKIHDIFEHISDAARILREIKLLRLLRHPDIVEIKHIMLPPSRREFKDIYVVFELMESDLHQVIKANDDLTGEHYQFFLYQLLRALKYIHTANVYHRDLKPKNILANANCKLKICDFGLARVAFNDTPTTIIWTDYVATRWYRAPELCGSFYSKYTPAIDMWSICCIFAEVLMGKPLFPGKNVVHQLDLMTDLLGTPSLDTISRVRNEKARRYLTSMKKKPPIPFTQKFPNADPLSLKLLERLLAFDPKDRPTVAEALADPYFKGLAKVEREPSCQPITKMEFEFERRKVTKEDIRELISREILEYHPQLLKDHMNGADKTNFLYPSAVDQFRRQFAHLEENSGKTGPVAPLERKHASLPRSTVIHSTAVARNTLNPETTPNIPLNHHTTSQAPQRNLSGTLQAAAKPSTFMGPVAPFDNGREAYDPRSFIRSTALPFQQQSITMGKQQERRTTTTMESEKQARQISQYNRYVAPDVAINIDNNPFILARTGLHKAENMSDRIIIDTNLLQATAGIGVAAAAAAAAPGGSAHRKVGAVRYGMSNIY, from the exons AACAATCTAGAGATGGAGTTCTTCTCTGACTACGGCGACGCCAACAGATTCAAAATCCAAGAAGTAATCAGAAAAGGCAGCTACGGAGTTGTTTGCTCAGCCATTGACACCCTAACAGGTGAGAAAGTGGCCATCAAGAAAATACACGATATCTTCGAGCATATCTCTGATGCTGCGAGGATTCTCCGCGAGATAAAACTCCTCAGGCTCCTAAGACATCCAGATATAGTCGAGATCAAGCACATCATGCTCCCTCCTTCGAGAAGAGAGTTCAAAGATATCTACGTTGTCTTCGAGCTCATGGAGTCTGACCTTCATCAAGTTATTAAAGCTAACGATGATTTGACTGGAGAGCATTACCAGTTTTTCCTTTATCAGTTATTGCGTGCACTCAAGTACATTCACACAGCTAATGTCTACCACCGAGATCTAAAGCCAAAGAACATATTGGCAAACGCAAACTGTAAACTCAAGATTTGTGATTTTGGATTGGCAAGGGTTGCATTCAATGATACTCCCACAACAATCATCTGGACA GACTATGTTGCTACAAGATGGTATAGAGCTCCAGAGCTTTGTGGATCTTTCTACTCTAAG TATACACCAGCGATTGACATGTGGAGTATATGCTGCATTTTTGCGGAAGTGTTGATGGGAAAGCCACTTTTCCCTGGAAAGAATGTGGTTCACCAACTGGATCTTATGACTGATCTGCTAGGGACAccttctctagacaccatctCCCGG gtaagGAATGAGAAGGCAAGGAGGTACTTAACAAGCATGAAGAAAAAGCCACCCATTCCGTTTACTCAGAAATTTCCAAACGCAGATCCTTTGTCTTTGAAGCTCCTTGAGAGGCTTCTTGCTTTTGATCCCAAAGACCGGCCAACTGTTGCAGAG GCACTTGCTGATCCATATTTCAAGGGATTGGCAAAAGTGGAGAGGGAGCCTTCATGTCAACCCATCACCAAGATGGAGTTTGAATTCGAGAGAAGAAAAGTCACAAAAGAAGATATCAGAGAGCTAATATCTAGGGAGATACTTGAGTACCATCCTCAGCTGTTAAAAGATCACATGAACGGCGCTGATAAAACCAACTTTCTCTATCCAAG TGCTGTTGATCAATTTAGGAGACAGTTTGCACATCTTGAAGAAAACAGCGGGAAAACCGGCCCTGTGGCACCTCTAGAACGGAAACACGCCTCTCTTCCCAG ATCAACGGTTATACACTCAACCGCAGTTGCAAGAAACACATTGAACCCTGAAACTACTCCAAACATTCCTCTTAATCACCATACAACATCACAAGCACCTCAAAGAAACCTCTCGGGTACTCTTCAAGCAGCTGCCAAACCAAGCACATTCATGGGCCCCGTGGCACCTTTTGACAATGGCAGAGAAGCATATGACCCGAGATCATTCATCCGCAGCACTGCTCTCCCTTTTCAGCAACAGTCTATCACCATGGGAAAGCAACAAGAGAGgagaacaacaacaaccatgGAGTCTGAGAAGCAAGCAAGACAGATATCTCAGTACAACAGATACGTCGCACCAGACGTGGCCATCAACATAGATAACAACCCTTTTATCTTGGCTCGGACCGGATTGCACAAGGCTGAAAACATGAGTGACAGGATCATAATCGATACAAATCTTTTACAGGCGACCGCTGGAATAGGAGTTGCAGCTGCGGCTGCAGCAGCTGCTCCTGGTGGTTCTGCTCACCGGAAAGTTGGAGCTGTTCGTTACGGCATGTCAAACATATACTAA